One segment of Triticum aestivum cultivar Chinese Spring chromosome 2A, IWGSC CS RefSeq v2.1, whole genome shotgun sequence DNA contains the following:
- the LOC123187027 gene encoding ATP sulfurylase 2 → MALHLLTPTHPHHPSSPLPRRRAASPATASLAHPLRPHPRLRLATAVPGPRTGPRRGMSAIRSSLIDPDGGALVDLVAPPERRAALRAEAEALPRVRLAAVDVEWAHVLAEGWASPLRGFMREQEYLQCLHFNSLRLPSGGLANMSLPIVLALDDAAKDRVGAAPDVALAGPDGQLLAVLRSIEIYPHNKEERIARTWGTTAPGLPYVDEAITPAGNWLIGGDLEVLQPIKYNDGLDHYRLSPQQLRDEFDKRGADAVFAFQLRNPVHNGHALLMNDTRRRLLEMGFKNPILLLHPLGGFTKADDVPLPVRMEQHSKVLEDGVLDPETTIVSIFPSPMHYAGPTEVQWHAKARINAGANFYIVGRDPAGMGHPTEKRDLYNPDHGKKVLSMAPGLEKLNILPFKVAAYDTVAKKMAFFEPSRSQDFLFISGTKMRTFAKTGENPPDGFMCPGGWKVLVDYYNSLQTEGATAPATATV, encoded by the exons ATGGCCCTCcacctcctcactcccacccacccccaccacccctcctcccccctcccgcgccgccgcgccgcctcccccgCCACGGCCTCGCTCGCTCACCCCCTCCGCCCCCACCCTCGCCTCCGCCTCGCCACCGCGGTCCCCGGGCCACGCACCGGGCCCCGCCGCGGCATGTCGGCCATCCGCAGCTCGCTCATCGAcccggacggcggcgcgctggTCGACCTCGTGGCCCCGCCGGAGCGCCGCGCGGCGCTGCGGGCCGAGGCGGAGGCGCTCCCTCGGGTGCGGCTCGCGGCCGTCGACGTGGAGTGGGCGCACGTGCTCGCCGAGGGCTGGGCGTCGCCGCTGCGCGGGTTCATGCGCGAGCAAGAGTACCTCCAGTGCCTCCACTTCAACTCGCTCCGCCTCCCCTCGGGCGGCCTCGCCAACATGTCGCTCCCCATCGTGCTCGCCCTCGACGACGCCGCCAAGGACCGCGTCGGGGCCGCCCCCGACGTCGCGCTCGCCGGGCCCGACGGCCAGCTCCTCGCCGTCCTCCGCAG TATTGAAATATACCCTCACAATAAAGAAGAAAGGATTGCAAGAACATGGGGGACAACCGCGCCTGGCTTACCTTATGTCGACGAGGCGATAACACCAGCTGGGAACTGGCTGATTGGCGGTGACCTGGAGGTGTTGCAACCCATCAAATATAACGATGGCCTCGACCATTACAGGCTTTCACCCCAGCAACTTAGGGACGAATTCGACAAGCGTGGGGCTGATGCTGTATTTGCATTCCAGTTGAGAAATCCAGTCCACAATGGGCATGCACTGTTGATGAATGACACTAGAAGGCGTCTCCTGGAAATGGGTTTCAAGAATCCCATTCTACTGCTACACCCCTTGGGTGGTTTTACAAAAGCTGATGATGTCCCACTGCCTGTTAGAATGGAGCAACACAGCAAG GTCTTAGAAGATGGAGTCCTTGACCCTGAGACCACTATTGTGTCTATATTCCCCTCTCCAATGCATTATGCTGGTCCAACAGAAGTGCAGTGGCATGCGAAGGCACGAATTAATGCCGGTGCTAATTTCTATATAGTGGGTCGTGATCCAGCTGGGATGGGCCATCCAACAGAGAAGAGAGATCTGTACAACCCAGACCATGGGAAGAAGGTCCTAAGCATGGCTCCCGGTTTGGAGAAACTCAACATATTGCCCTTCAAG GTAGCAGCATATGATACGGTGGCGAAGAAGATGGCTTTCTTTGAACCTTCACGCAGTCAAGATTTTCTGTTCATCTCAGGAACCAAG ATGCGCACTTTCGCCAAAACTGGAGAGAACCCTCCTGATGGTTTCATGTGCCCTGGTGGGTGGAAGGTTCTTGTTGACTACTACAATAGCTTGCAAACCGAAGGAGCTACCGCCCCCGCCACCGCTACTGTATGA
- the LOC123187028 gene encoding E3 SUMO-protein ligase RanBP2 isoform X1, whose product MAGAGSSSGGSGGGGGGGREGDWDCGGCGNRNYAFRSLCNRCKQPRLLVDPNTPRDSKWLPRAGDWICNGCSNNNYASRKNCKKCNLPKEEAAMPQLSMGGMMPAYADYMARVQEIANAGYKMNFGNPAMQQQLLANANWPYGMAGRYGMQSSAWPFAGNSTNQFQGVPKDWRSGDWLCSCGFHNYSSRAQCKECNAPVPSGMASTTMKSTGADSSSTLGNKRLASEELGNDWDNKRLNPGNANYPLSAAGSDNLFMGQGAGNNNGQTTYSAYDNGNSMASGQIPGMSGVVGKGAKWREGDWLCTNCSNHNYASRAFCNRCKTAKESSVHPGAL is encoded by the exons ATGGCCGGCGCGGGGTCCTCGTCgggcgggtcgggcggcggcggcggcggggggagggaGGGCGACTGGGACTGCGGCGGCTGCGGCAACCGCAACTACGCCTTCCGCTCCCTCTGCAACCGCTGCAAGCAGCCGCGCCTCCTCGTCGACCCCAACACCCCGCGCGACTCCAAGTGGCTCCCCCGCGCCGGCGACTGGATCTGCAACG GTTGCAGTAACAATAATTATGCATCCAGAAAGAACTGCAAGAAGTGCAACCTGCCCAAGGAGGAAGCAGCGATGCCGCAGTTATCAATGGGAGGAATGATGCCAGCCTATGCAGATTATATGGCCAGGGTACAGGAGATTGCCAATGCTGGCTATAAGATGAACTTTGGCAATCCAGCTATGCAGCAGCAGCTACTTGCAAACGCAAACTGGCCCTATGGGATGGCTGGTAGATATGGTATGCAATCTTCTGCTTGGCCATTCGCCGGCAACAGCACAAATCAGTTTCAAGGTGTTCCAAAGGACTGGCGTAGTGGTGACTGGCTCTGCAGCTGTGGATTCCATAACTACTCATCTCGTGCTCAG TGCAAAGAGTGTAATGCACCTGTCCCATCAGGCATGGCCTCTACAACCATGAAATCCACAGGAGCAGATAGTTCTTCAA CATTAGGTAATAAGCGTTTGGCATCAGAGGAGCTTGGTAATGACTGGGATAATAAAAGGCTAAATCCTGGAAATGCTAATTATCCACTTTCA GCAGCAGGCTCAGATAATTTATTTATGGGTCAAGGTGCTGGAAACAATAATGGCCAGACAACTTATTCTGCATATGACAATGGAAACTCAATGGCGTCTGGACAAATTCCAGGGATGTCTGGTGTAGTTGGTAAAGG AGCAAAATGGCGTGAAGGAGACTGGTTGTGCACCAACTGCAGCAATCATAATTACGCATCTCGTGCATTTTGTAACAG
- the LOC123187028 gene encoding uncharacterized protein isoform X2: MPQLSMGGMMPAYADYMARVQEIANAGYKMNFGNPAMQQQLLANANWPYGMAGRYGMQSSAWPFAGNSTNQFQGVPKDWRSGDWLCSCGFHNYSSRAQCKECNAPVPSGMASTTMKSTGADSSSTLGNKRLASEELGNDWDNKRLNPGNANYPLSAAGSDNLFMGQGAGNNNGQTTYSAYDNGNSMASGQIPGMSGVVGKGAKWREGDWLCTNCSNHNYASRAFCNRCKTAKESSVHPGAL, encoded by the exons ATGCCGCAGTTATCAATGGGAGGAATGATGCCAGCCTATGCAGATTATATGGCCAGGGTACAGGAGATTGCCAATGCTGGCTATAAGATGAACTTTGGCAATCCAGCTATGCAGCAGCAGCTACTTGCAAACGCAAACTGGCCCTATGGGATGGCTGGTAGATATGGTATGCAATCTTCTGCTTGGCCATTCGCCGGCAACAGCACAAATCAGTTTCAAGGTGTTCCAAAGGACTGGCGTAGTGGTGACTGGCTCTGCAGCTGTGGATTCCATAACTACTCATCTCGTGCTCAG TGCAAAGAGTGTAATGCACCTGTCCCATCAGGCATGGCCTCTACAACCATGAAATCCACAGGAGCAGATAGTTCTTCAA CATTAGGTAATAAGCGTTTGGCATCAGAGGAGCTTGGTAATGACTGGGATAATAAAAGGCTAAATCCTGGAAATGCTAATTATCCACTTTCA GCAGCAGGCTCAGATAATTTATTTATGGGTCAAGGTGCTGGAAACAATAATGGCCAGACAACTTATTCTGCATATGACAATGGAAACTCAATGGCGTCTGGACAAATTCCAGGGATGTCTGGTGTAGTTGGTAAAGG AGCAAAATGGCGTGAAGGAGACTGGTTGTGCACCAACTGCAGCAATCATAATTACGCATCTCGTGCATTTTGTAACAG